The Pyxicephalus adspersus chromosome 1, UCB_Pads_2.0, whole genome shotgun sequence sequence tttagtgagATTCTTACTTTCTGCATCTGTACTGGggagattttttcttttcctttgtcaATGTTCTTCACAGTAGTGTAAAAAGTGGTAGTATTAAATATTTGGAATTGTTACTGGAACATGAATTGTGGTAAATCTTGTGGGCCCATTTTAGTGATAGCTAAAAGGATACTATTtcctttattaattattatagcTTTCCCCATGAGTACTCCTTAGAAAGGAAGTGAAGGCTAATCTTTCTAGCAAGCATCAGCAGGTTGTTCATTGTCAATTACAGAGTCAAAAATAAATTAGCCCCATCTTGCAATAGGAGGGTACACTATTTATACTTAATACCTAATTTCATGGTTCGAGAAACCACTTAATGCTGAGGGATTGTAGGTAATTGGCACACCCCTGAGATCATGCAATGGAATTTTAACATGTGGACCAATAGAAAGGtaaactaaatttacaaactgggATTAATTTACTCTATACCCTGTACTGACTGACGGGGTGATTTTACttgctttattcaaaactaaaggtTAATTGCTACAATACACAACCCTTTATTCTTTATTGACGTACTTATTTCCTATGTTTTATTCAGATTTGACAAATGCATTATTCTTTTTGTAGGAGCCACATAAAGAGACTTCAAAGCCAATCCTTATGAGAGACCAGCCTTCTTTGGTTTCCAAAGCTAGCAAAAGCCACAAGAAGGTATGCATGTGAACTGATGTTCTTTCTTCTCTTGCGTTTTAGATTGAGAAATACCTTGCATTCTATGATGGCTCGTTTAAGATTGAAAATTTTCCTTTAAACTATTTCTGATGGTATACATTTATGTTGTTGTTCCAacactttctaatttttttatactgaCATACAATCCTGCTTATGTAAGCtagaatttttattgaaatttggtttattttttttacttttttaaaacttttaaaacctaTGATTggaatgtcatttattttttaaattttgcttttcaAAGAATACAATCCTCTAATTTCTTTGTTTCAGATGGTCCTTGCCGAGGAGAACAATCCATACTCGCTACATATACCCAAGAATTTCATCTGTGAGCACTGCTATGGGGCCTTCAGAAGCAGCTACCATCTTAAGAGGCATTTGTACATTCACACAGGTAGGGTAAAAAGACTTTGTGCCCCATTCTTAAAAAGGGACTGGCCTGTACTAAAACTTgtcatatttaattttataggaGAGCGTCCATATGAGTGTGACATGTGTGACATGAAGTTTATTCAGAAGTATCATCTGGACAGACATAAACGGGTCCATAGCGGAGAAAAACCATACCAATGTGAGCGATGTCAGCAGGTAATTTCCCTCTTTTACACTAGTAAACAATTTTCATTTCCTGACTAGAGACTAGTGTTtcttttcagatttgtttttgcAAACAACACAAACTTTCAACTTTCAGCTAAATTCTATTGGAACAGTAGAAACCTGTTCACACTAacttcatttaaataatttttagtacACATTGGCTGCCTATTGTGTCTTGTTAAAGGGCCTACACTTGTTTACCCTAGTAAACTTCTGTTCAGGTtaggataatataaatataaattttgtcTCGGCACTAAATTGATGCAAGTTTAAACAAAACTGCTAGGAACCTTAGACGTAAATTAAGTTATTATCTATTAAGTGGTTCACCAGGCACCAGTAGTAGCTGACAATTGGTACTAATAAAGTGTGTGCCATTGTATAAGGTCTATAGCTATCAAAGATCTCGCACATGCTCAGTAATCAAAAGGTAGGCATTCCAGTTTGTGTTCTGAGATGAGATGTATTCTTTCTGGCTgcagaacatgaaaaaaacatgaactaCAATGACTTTACACGTACTGCACAAATAAGTGTTTGTGTAATGGCCATTTCAAAAAGCTGCCTATTTTAAAAACCACTATTCCGTAAAAACACTATGCATACCTAGTAAAACATAGCAGAactaatctaaaaacaaaaaaattactagGCAGGTCCTTCACAAATaagtaaacttacctgcctgatggcccttttttttttatttgcgcTCCCATCTGGGCATCTTCAGTGTCTATTGATCCTCTTCCTGGAGTtgagtctttggccatcttgattggccgagcCAGGATGATGCAAGATTAATTTAGTCCCAGCAGTGTACGCTAAGCTGCTCATGCGCAGCTcaatgctttgttttgtttttgtttttttcctaaggaAGATGGCACAAGTAaaacaagtatgttttattgcagaaggtacgcTGTCTGTCCCTATTagaataaagacctgcctgcttgtggtgtttcaaagcagaactatatttgTGCTTTACTCTTTATAAGTTATTTTCTGAAATCaacacttattattttattattacacagtatttatatatggccatcatattacgcagctctgtacaaagtccatagtcatgtcacaaactgtccctcaaaggggctcacaatctaatgtccctatcccAGTCATATAACTTTATTACATTCTATGGTCAATTttagggggtagccaattaacctaactgcatgtttttgggatgtgggaggtaaccagaggaaaccatgcaaacacggggagaacctacaaactctatgcagggaggctgagattcgaacctgagacctagcgctgcagaggccagagtgctaacctctgagccactgtgctgccccttcACTTCATTAAATATTAACTGAAGACCCCATCAAAGCAGCGGATTTTGGTTGATTTTTGGCACTTTATTCCACTAGTCTTCCAGGCTGAATGAAAGTCTGTGTTATACTGCCTACTTTCTGAAGTGAGTTCAGTGTATTTCAGTGTATCTGAAGTTTTGGGCTGAGTGCAGTGCACTGCACTACACTCTAAACCTAAATACTAATTAGGTTCCAGTCATGAAACATTCAAAGCATTGCTTGGCTGTCCACTGGTAAAATTACACATTATCAATTGTAAAATTCTATCTAGTATTTTGTGCAGGAAGCTGCTACTGTCTAGTAATCTATCAGCTTGTTAATGTTTTCCTCTGTTTCCTTCACATAATCTGCATTCTCTATTCTTTATTAGGCCTTCTCAAGGACAGACAGACTTCTGAAACATAAGCGGATGTGTCAGGGATGCCACAGCAACCTATCCGAGGCAGAGTATGTGTTGTAGTGTATAACTTTGTACTGGACGCCACATGTTCTCTACATCAAACATTACTTCTCTCACTCGGGACTCTTACAATAGGTCCTGCTATTTCCAGCAATCCAAAGCAAGAGGACTGGTAATAAATTGATAAACACACCTACCATTATCCTCTGGAGTTGATTCACAGtaaataaagcaatgaatatGATTAGAGATCATAGAGACATTTCTAAGAAAAACCTCCTTTTAGAGGGGCTTTCCACTTGAAAATGGAACTTGCTTCTCACCACTGTGAGTAGAATTCTAATAGTTATGTACAAGTTTATTTTCTTCCTTATAACACACATTTCTGAGTGAAACAATGACGGTATGACATTATCATTtcaattcacaaaaacattttttggtacagaaaatgaACTCTGTATTAATAGTACAATACtgtgtacaatatatttttatgtgggtCAGTGAGGACAAATGAACAGTCATGGTTTTTAGACTTATATACTATTCatggttgtttttaattttgtttccaaGTGTACATAGGAAGGGGGATTGTGTTTCACAATAATTGTTTATAAATGGACTGacgtctttgtttttttttgttttaaaaacatgaacatgaatTTTGTTTACCAATTACTGTGAATAATAGGTCTTGCATATAAGCAAGAATGTCAAAACGTATGTTCTGACATCAATTAACatccaaaacatttgtttattgtatactGAGATGCAGTCATATACTGGTAATTGCTCCATAGCCAGAATATAAAAAGACTGATTGCTGCCCTCTTCCTAAAATGATGGTTTCCCAGCTGTCTCTAATtttgtatgctttgttttttGGCTATGTCACTGACCCAAAGTAATTGAAAAGATCAAGAaaggctctctctctctcatagaTCATAAAAACAACAAAGGTCCTAAATCTTTTGATGGTGAAAAATTTCACCATCTCTGTGCTTTGTATAACTGCTTGTATTTTGCACTACAGACAAGCAAATCAATGATTTATAGCATTATATGCAGATAGCACTGCACAAGGTTTTCTTGGGAACCTGCagccaaactttttgtttttttagcattttgaaaaaatggtaatatgacattttttttttaaactacattagTAGTGTTCTTGAAAATATTCACAATTTCCTGGTGTGATTTAAGTACACTTTTTAACCTTAATAACATCCTAAAAAGTTACCTCTGCACTGAAGTTGCTGTTTAGATACAGTAATCAACAAATGTTATGTAGACCTCCCCGTCCAGCTAGTCTCCTTTACCTTCcattttgaaaaatttcagttCATAGGATAAAAGTGTTCATATTTTCTTAAGAACAGaagtatattttatttgactCCTACTACAAAAAGTCTTGCCATTTATGTTTTAGACCTGGTAAGTTGGGGATTATGCCATAGACTCCTTTCTActaacctcattcccattcaccctacccataagttttTACCctctttctctggcagtctatggaatgccaaaTCTGTTAGCAATAAGTTacctctatacacaaccttctcctctctaaatctttaaactttaaaacctgatggctctcactgaaacttggctttcctccttagactctgcctctgctgctctctcctattgatgcctgcattttacacatacccctagacctggcaacagagtaggggttgtgtgggtctcattctctcgcctaactgtacatacagagtccttcctgcCTCGCCCTCTCTAACTTTTACCACTTTTAAAGTCCACTCAATCCGTGTTTTCCTCCACCcaccccttattgttgctgttgtctaccgcccccacAGCGAAGTACCACAATTTTTGGATAagtttgcctcttggctcccacacattctttcccatgacctgcccaaccatccttcctcagccaaactgctctccattacctcctcctttggacttgCACAGAACATATTCGGCctcacacacatagccggacacactttggacctagtattttccaaactctgcaacctcgccatttcccctttctgattacaacctattgaactcttgcactctttgccacatcccagacctggtcaatggcagaggaATTTATGTAACCTTAACCACAACCTATTCTTAAACTGCCTTAAGTCCCTAACCGccactctctctaaaatcacatctccggaAAGCTGCCACTCGGTTCAACCACACTTTTTCTaaggctctggataaagttgcccctgccaccttctgctacccccatCCTGCATAACCCCCAACCCTGgtacaacaatcacaccaaacatgtACAAAAGagtgttcgtgcagctgagctcAAGTGGAGGAAATTTGGCCTTGACGCTTGCTTCATGGACTACAAAAATTTAACACTGAACTcgctgtcaccaagcaaaattggtctctcttggtttgcttcctatctgtctgaccgctcctctaaagtttctttcaatggtaactcctcctcgcctacactcctccctgttggtgttccccaagggtcagtccttggaccagttctcttttctctgtacacctcctctctcggtagtctcatatccttctttggcttaccatctgtaccatctgtatgctgatgacactcaaatctatctgtccaccctcCCCTCATGgcatcacctttgactctgccctctcattttatattcggaacatttccaggtcctgtcaccgTCACCCATGCAACagctccaaaatccgcccctacctgtccccagagatcaccaaactctTCGTACCaatcctatcatctctcgtctgcactactgtaacctcctcctctctggtattccactaacccgactctctcctctacaatctaatgagaatgctgcagccagactcatccatccttcccaccgcttctcttctgctgcatctctttgcagttctcttccaCAGCTGTCCACAGCTCTtgtgtcccacttacatttctgacctggtaaaaaaaatactcccctagctgctgtttcgctcttccaatgacccactaatgacttcctcacttataacctcctcgcacacacggctccaagactttctagagctgccccaactctttggaatagtgttccttgtcctatttgtcttgctccaactttctgctcatttaaaatagcactcaaaacccattttttcgaacttgcctgcccatcttctgtttttttaaaacaacaaccgTCCTACTTTGTGTTACTTCCACctttctcctagattgtaagctcttcggggcagggtcctctcctgtttTACTGGTGTactcatctgtcatttgcaacccctatttaatgtacagcactgtgtaatatgttggcgctgtaaaaaccctgtttaataataatagttatcaGATCTCTGGAAATGCGtacacatgtaaaaaatgtttttattttataatacaatgtGTTATAAAATCTTTGGTGCTTACTAACTCTATCcatcaataaatataaactgCTGGTTGAAGAAGGCCACACCGCAGATTTTTACCATGAGGGTTCCCAAACCAAGCTCTGCTTCAACATACCAATTGGGGTTTTGGGTTAGGAGCATAACCAAAGTTTTAACTTGGAGTCGATAAATGTAATGGTTACTTTGAGATACTTTGACCTAAAAAGTTACCATTTGAGGTGGTGCCTTCAACAGACGTGTTCTATATTCTAACAGATGATTGTTGAATGTTTATTCCAACTCATTTCATAAACTTTTGTAGacattctgtttaaattgttgtaatTTCAGACATTTACAGAACATTTCTGTGTTCAGAAATATACACTCGGAGGCGATTAGCAGTTGTAGTTAcaatgctacatttttatttttttttgacaagcaACCATTAACAAATGTTAATCATAAAAAGAGGGATTGGTTGCAGTACACCAGAATTATTTTACCGGACATCCTGAGGGTATAATTTCAGACATTCAGTCTGGGCATGGGTTTATTTAATACAAGgtgaaaatgtattactgtaaagCTTTgcttatcatttttaaatacttttggaTGATCTGTATTATTTTGCAGTTAAGAAGCATATAGAATAAGCTTAGAAAAGGACTTGGTTGTTGAAAATGGCTTAATTAGTTTTTACCTATAGTGGTATTTTTCATTCTATATTAGTATAACATTGTGTAACTCTGCATAAATATCTCTGGAAGTATCAGATCCTAGCATAACTAAAGGGACAGAAACTTTGGTTAGGTCAAAAACATTTTCCCAGCCAAGTCCTTGCATGCAATTATTCCGAATTTTTCTCATATTCGTCAGGCAGCACTATTGATGAGAATTGATTGTTTACCCAAACATGTGTGCGTTGTTTCATTGCACAATTTTTGTTTAACTTAATCAAAAATAATGTTGCTGGTGATATTGTGTTAACAATCACAGTATATGAGAAAAAGCTGATACagtactttaatttttaaatgtttttttaccatggATTTTACTCTTGCCTGTCCAGTGCCAGTCCTCAAGGGCCAACTTATAATTGCTGAGCAACTTACATATTGCTTGCATGGTTACCTTGTAAATATTCTACCATAACTAAATGCATTTAATCTTAATGTATAACCTGGGTGTAATTTTATATTGTACCTAAACTTATGAACCATTAATGTTCGTTCAGCTCCTCCTCTATTTTAGCTACTCTAACTATTTAGATTACCAACACAATGTGCCCCTTGGTACTGTGGCATTGAACACCCTGATCCCTTATATTGTATGCATTAATATACACAAAATGCTAGAGCTCTAAAAGCTAGAGACAAAATTATGTCTAAAAGACCATAAagccatttcattttaaatggcgAACTCTGAGCGGCCTTTTAATGTTTATAGATCTAGAAAAATCCCTCAAAACCTCAAGCAATCTTATATATTAATTTTCTATCTATAGCAGACCTATGCAATGGTAAATGAACTAAGAAAGGATTAGAGCATTATTTTTGGTTAATTACAGAAATCCCAACCCTGTGGGGGGAACTTGGCCCTTGAAGACTGAGTTGGACAACACTAATTTAGGGTTTTTTCTAAATGGCAATAAGTTCTATATAAAGGTCTGCCCTGTATACCCAAATACTCATTAAgtctgttttttagttttaggctTTAGAGGGTTAGGTgtgagaggtttttttttatatataactctAATATTGTGGGGCAGTTCCTCCTTCCCTTCTAACAGTAGCtgtatattactgtacattttgtTGTATCATCTGGCTCTACTTGCTGCCAGTGTGTGTAGAATATTTCAATAaacttgtgaattttttttacataatgtatgtTTCAGATGTGTTTTCTGTTACAAATTCATGTAGATAGAAAActacatgtaaataataaaagccTCTTGGCAATAATTTCATCAAGGGTAACTATAGAGGTCAAGATAACTATAAAGGTGAAATATGTGAATTGGTAATCATCCAGTTTcaggattttttatttgtagtctTGTGattaatgaaatttaaaaatttttggaGGTTTAGTCTTGTTTCCAGAAAAGTTcaaatgtgtgtaaaatgtagATAAAAGCATACCGCAATGACTTGGAATCATTTAAACTTTATGGTAAAGTAGAAAACTCTCTAATTACTGTCAAGTCATTCCTGCACGTCATTTAAAAACTGTCATCCTTAATAAAATAAGGATGGTTCAGTGGATGTGGCTTCATAGATAGCTTGGACATCTGGGAATGCACAAAATAATGCTaataaaccatttacattttGAAGCAAAATAACACCTAAAGGAGTCCAGCTGCCAAACTGACCCCCCCCTGCAGTCCAGACCTGTCACCCATTGAGAACActtttatattaacaaaaaatatgaatggaACAACATTTTGCTCCTAACAAGAATAATTGGTCTTTTCAATTTACAGAAATTTAGAGTATTGTGATACAATGCAGTGCTAAACCTGTCATGTCCCAAACCCTTGAAATTTGCAGCTCTCATGAAATTCAAAGAGAAGATagaatttctataaaaaaaaaatcaataacatttcttttcaaCAT is a genomic window containing:
- the ZNF740 gene encoding zinc finger protein 740 isoform X2; this translates as MAHLHRNTEPHKETSKPILMRDQPSLVSKASKSHKKMVLAEENNPYSLHIPKNFICEHCYGAFRSSYHLKRHLYIHTGERPYECDMCDMKFIQKYHLDRHKRVHSGEKPYQCERCQQAFSRTDRLLKHKRMCQGCHSNLSEAESGASLSSYSQNYHVDRDGFISTGERPFECDMCDMKFVQKYHLDRHKRVHSGEKPFQCDICQQAFSRTDRLLRHKRVCQGNRPKSSEMGLM